The Fimbriimonas ginsengisoli Gsoil 348 genome window below encodes:
- the ppk1 gene encoding polyphosphate kinase 1 — MRPTEEKSTRYLNRELSWLEFNRRVLEEAVNPANPLLERVRFLAIFESNLDEFYMVRVSGLIEQFESGVLEVSPDGLTPTEQLLAISRGAGPLRRRAANVYLEQLQPQFDRHGIAIRTYAELTDKQREELHEYFHREVFPLCTPLILHPAPSVPFISNRSLNLAVEVSDGASDVRLARVKVPDGTPRLVRLSKRKFEFVLLEEIIANNLQSLFPGVEILGAHLFRVIRDADVEIRQLEAADLIAVIEETLRLRRFGDPVLLQHQPTLPDHVRKTLMTLLRLDDEDVFSVDGPLGLESFHELTKIDKPSLRFPPHLPYVAEPLANFKTLFETIAATDVLVHHPYDAFRPVEEFVASADKDSAVVGVKQTLYRVGSESPIVESLLDAAEEGKQVAAMVELKARFDESNNLVWARALERAGVHVTYGFQEMKTHCKLCLVVRREKDGMRQYAHIGTGNYNPSTARLYTDLGLFTCDPALTQDISELFNYLTGFSKQTHYRKLLVAPLNLREGILDRIRREAKLKREGRIFLKLNALVDPEVIEALYDASAAGVKIDLIVRGTCCIRPGVVGMSETVRVVSIVGRFLEHSRVYYFENGGKPDVLIGSADCMRRNLDRRIEVLAPVESRPLIDLIRERILTPCLQDNVRAWELDSSGHYHRIVPKKREPRFDSQAWFMEHPATKEQFGRV; from the coding sequence GTGAGACCTACGGAGGAAAAATCCACCCGGTACCTGAACCGGGAGCTGAGTTGGCTGGAGTTCAATCGCCGGGTCTTGGAAGAGGCGGTCAACCCGGCGAACCCGCTGCTAGAGCGGGTCCGGTTCCTGGCGATCTTCGAATCGAATCTGGACGAGTTCTACATGGTCCGCGTCAGCGGCCTCATCGAACAATTCGAGAGCGGGGTCCTGGAGGTCTCGCCCGACGGGTTGACGCCCACGGAGCAGCTCCTTGCGATCAGCCGGGGTGCCGGTCCGCTCCGGCGGCGCGCGGCCAACGTCTATTTGGAGCAACTCCAGCCACAGTTCGACCGGCACGGCATCGCGATCCGCACGTATGCGGAGCTAACGGACAAGCAGCGCGAGGAGCTTCACGAGTACTTCCACCGCGAGGTGTTTCCGCTCTGCACGCCGCTCATTCTTCACCCCGCGCCGAGCGTGCCATTCATCTCCAACCGCTCGCTCAACCTCGCGGTGGAGGTTTCCGATGGCGCAAGCGATGTTCGGCTTGCTCGCGTGAAGGTGCCGGACGGCACGCCGCGCCTCGTCCGGCTCAGTAAGCGTAAATTCGAGTTCGTTCTGCTCGAAGAGATCATCGCAAACAATCTCCAATCGCTTTTCCCCGGCGTCGAGATCCTGGGCGCCCATCTCTTCCGGGTCATCCGCGACGCGGACGTCGAAATCCGCCAACTCGAGGCGGCCGACCTCATCGCCGTCATCGAAGAAACCCTCCGCTTGCGCCGCTTCGGGGACCCGGTCTTGCTGCAGCACCAGCCGACGTTGCCCGACCACGTCCGCAAGACGCTTATGACGCTGCTGCGCCTGGACGACGAGGACGTCTTCAGCGTGGACGGTCCACTGGGATTGGAGTCGTTCCACGAGCTGACCAAGATCGATAAGCCGTCCCTGAGATTTCCGCCCCACCTGCCGTACGTTGCCGAGCCGCTCGCCAACTTCAAGACCCTGTTCGAGACGATCGCCGCCACCGACGTCCTCGTTCACCATCCGTACGACGCGTTTCGACCGGTGGAAGAGTTCGTGGCCTCCGCCGACAAAGACTCGGCCGTAGTCGGCGTGAAACAAACGTTGTATCGAGTCGGTTCGGAGTCGCCGATCGTCGAATCGCTGCTCGATGCCGCCGAAGAAGGGAAGCAGGTTGCAGCGATGGTCGAGCTGAAGGCCCGGTTCGACGAGAGCAATAATCTAGTCTGGGCGCGGGCGCTGGAGCGAGCCGGGGTGCACGTCACCTACGGTTTCCAGGAGATGAAGACCCACTGTAAGCTGTGTCTCGTCGTTCGGCGAGAGAAAGATGGGATGCGGCAGTACGCCCATATCGGCACCGGCAACTACAACCCAAGCACGGCGCGCCTTTACACCGACCTTGGTCTGTTCACATGCGACCCCGCGCTTACCCAAGACATCAGCGAGCTATTCAACTACCTCACCGGCTTCAGTAAGCAGACGCACTATCGCAAGCTGTTAGTGGCCCCCCTGAACCTCCGCGAAGGGATCCTCGACCGGATTCGTCGGGAGGCGAAGCTAAAGAGGGAAGGTCGAATATTCCTAAAGCTGAACGCGCTAGTGGATCCGGAGGTGATCGAAGCGCTTTACGATGCGAGCGCAGCCGGGGTTAAGATCGATCTGATCGTCCGGGGCACCTGTTGCATTCGTCCCGGCGTTGTGGGCATGAGCGAAACCGTGCGCGTAGTGAGCATCGTCGGCCGCTTCCTAGAGCACAGCCGCGTCTACTATTTCGAAAACGGCGGTAAGCCGGACGTCCTCATCGGCAGCGCGGACTGTATGCGACGGAATCTCGATCGACGGATCGAAGTATTGGCGCCGGTGGAAAGCCGCCCCCTCATCGACCTGATCCGCGAGCGAATTCTCACCCCCTGCCTCCAAGACAATGTCCGCGCTTGGGAGCTGGATTCATCGGGTCATTACCACCGGATCGTTCCGAAGAAACGTGAGCCGCGGTTCGATTCCCAGGCCTGGTTCATGGAGCACCCGGCGACCAAAGAGCAGTTCGGGCGAGTTTAG
- a CDS encoding HD domain-containing protein — MNYPRLDRAIRAATKWHAGQDREGDSPLPYITHPMEVLILLRTVGKVLHEELLCAAILHDVLEETDATPEQIEEIAGARVRSLVQELTRVEPSAQETKGLSKEAIWKLRALRLLDEIRGQSRDAQQIKLADRLSNVREAKRTKPPEKRDRYLWQTFRILEIVPREVNPPLWDAIRAELPEAEVPEPYPHLASS; from the coding sequence ATGAACTATCCACGTTTGGACCGGGCGATTCGGGCGGCCACGAAGTGGCATGCGGGCCAAGATCGGGAAGGGGACAGCCCACTTCCCTACATCACGCATCCGATGGAGGTCCTCATTCTCTTGCGAACGGTGGGGAAAGTGCTCCACGAGGAGCTCCTTTGCGCGGCAATACTCCACGACGTTTTGGAAGAAACGGACGCCACTCCCGAGCAGATCGAAGAGATCGCGGGAGCTCGGGTTAGGAGTTTGGTTCAGGAATTGACCCGCGTCGAGCCGTCGGCGCAGGAGACGAAGGGGCTATCGAAGGAGGCGATTTGGAAGTTGAGGGCGCTTCGGCTGCTGGACGAGATTCGTGGGCAGTCTCGAGACGCCCAGCAGATCAAGCTCGCCGACCGGCTTTCGAACGTTCGGGAGGCGAAGCGGACGAAACCGCCGGAGAAGCGGGACCGATACCTATGGCAAACGTTTCGAATCCTTGAGATCGTGCCGAGAGAGGTGAACCCGCCGCTTTGGGATGCGATCCGAGCCGAGCTGCCCGAGGCGGAAGTCCCAGAGCCGTATCCCCACTTGGCATCGTCCTAA
- a CDS encoding DinB family protein: MSDFSVTWSLVRGRFDDAVAGLSEEQLNWRLHAGTLTIGEMMLHVAGVEVSFITQLQGQEPEGFAGRLKQAATEGVVNENAFPFAVEEITPELTAEALSLARQLVTPVIENPDPYRGNTIKSALGPMIDGTGTFARLAYHPGYHQAQVHMIKSAPGYPG, from the coding sequence ATGTCCGATTTCTCTGTTACCTGGTCGCTTGTTCGTGGGCGTTTCGATGACGCAGTCGCTGGTCTTAGTGAGGAGCAGTTGAATTGGCGGCTGCATGCGGGGACGCTTACGATCGGGGAGATGATGTTGCACGTGGCGGGGGTAGAGGTGTCGTTCATCACTCAGTTGCAGGGTCAGGAGCCGGAAGGATTTGCCGGTCGGCTCAAGCAAGCGGCGACCGAAGGGGTGGTTAACGAAAATGCGTTCCCGTTCGCGGTGGAGGAGATTACGCCGGAGCTAACCGCGGAAGCGTTGTCGCTCGCGCGTCAACTGGTTACCCCCGTGATCGAGAATCCCGACCCCTACCGCGGGAACACGATCAAGAGTGCCCTCGGGCCGATGATCGACGGTACCGGAACCTTCGCCCGTTTGGCCTACCACCCCGGCTATCACCAGGCGCAGGTTCACATGATCAAGAGCGCTCCCGGGTATCCCGGATAA
- a CDS encoding MFS transporter produces MSANKESFDYPDLDRPRTQLEDFKYSHLALIIIAGIFATTLAQPQVMGKLPLQHLLKDNLHVSREAMARFFFLCGLAWYFKPFAGILTDAFPLFGTRRRYYLLASAIFAGVSWVGIMLVPKTYDALLYGCIIINFFMVIASTVIGAFLVESGQRLGATGRLTALRQTVSNACQLINGPVSGYLAGLSFGLASGVNAAIVVSVVPIAYLFMREKRVREENAEPLKNAKIQLGIIFRSPNLWFAILFIFLFYFSPGFSTPLYYKQTDQLKFSQEFIGWLQVASGAFGILGAYVYSRLIKRLDMMTMIVAGILTFALGNLLYLMYSGATMAWIIESQNGFFFTLAEIALLDLAARATPKGCEGLGYSLMLSARNLALFGADWLGSFLADKQKWSFETLVFLNVGTTLVVLLLLPILPKLLMNAKDKVMIATGDESVAGTAGVSQAELRQVLERLDIEDSGSWPAKGDISVDAISRATGQDPVRIAEILYEIRRDNERARRQEDNTKG; encoded by the coding sequence ATGTCCGCGAACAAGGAAAGTTTCGATTACCCCGATCTGGATCGGCCGAGGACTCAACTCGAAGACTTTAAGTACAGCCACTTGGCGCTTATCATCATCGCAGGCATTTTTGCGACAACACTCGCCCAGCCCCAGGTGATGGGGAAGTTGCCACTCCAGCACTTACTGAAAGACAACCTTCACGTGTCGCGAGAGGCGATGGCGCGGTTCTTCTTTCTTTGCGGCCTCGCTTGGTATTTCAAGCCGTTTGCCGGGATCCTGACCGACGCATTTCCTCTCTTCGGCACTCGGAGACGTTACTACCTGCTGGCCAGCGCGATTTTTGCCGGCGTCAGTTGGGTGGGCATCATGTTGGTGCCCAAGACGTACGATGCGCTCCTTTACGGCTGCATCATCATCAATTTCTTCATGGTGATCGCCAGCACGGTCATCGGCGCATTTCTAGTTGAATCGGGCCAGCGTCTGGGCGCCACAGGACGACTCACTGCCCTAAGGCAGACGGTGTCCAACGCCTGTCAGCTCATTAACGGTCCGGTTTCAGGATATTTGGCGGGATTGTCCTTCGGTCTCGCTTCGGGGGTTAATGCCGCCATCGTGGTAAGCGTCGTGCCCATTGCCTATCTCTTCATGAGAGAGAAGAGGGTGCGGGAAGAAAACGCCGAGCCGCTGAAGAACGCCAAGATCCAGTTGGGAATCATCTTTCGGTCGCCAAATCTTTGGTTTGCGATCCTGTTCATTTTCCTTTTCTACTTCTCACCGGGATTTTCGACTCCTCTCTACTACAAGCAGACGGATCAGTTGAAGTTCAGTCAGGAGTTCATTGGGTGGCTGCAGGTCGCGAGTGGCGCCTTCGGGATCCTGGGCGCTTATGTGTATAGCCGGCTCATCAAGCGCTTGGACATGATGACGATGATCGTCGCCGGCATCTTAACCTTTGCTCTGGGCAACTTGCTTTACCTGATGTACTCAGGCGCTACCATGGCCTGGATTATTGAGTCCCAGAACGGATTCTTTTTCACGCTCGCTGAGATTGCCCTCCTCGACCTTGCCGCTCGGGCTACGCCGAAGGGATGTGAGGGGCTTGGTTACTCCCTCATGCTCTCTGCGCGGAACCTTGCCCTATTCGGCGCCGACTGGCTCGGCTCCTTCCTTGCCGACAAGCAGAAGTGGTCCTTCGAAACGTTGGTTTTCCTAAACGTTGGAACGACGCTCGTCGTCTTGCTACTTCTGCCGATCCTGCCCAAGCTTCTGATGAATGCAAAGGACAAAGTGATGATCGCCACCGGAGACGAATCCGTTGCGGGAACAGCCGGCGTGAGTCAGGCCGAGTTGCGGCAGGTCCTTGAGCGGCTCGATATCGAAGATTCGGGATCCTGGCCGGCGAAGGGAGATATTTCCGTCGACGCAATCAGTCGCGCGACGGGTCAGGACCCCGTTCGTATTGCGGAAATCCTTTACGAGATTCGCCGGGATAATGAGCGGGCGAGGAGACAGGAGGACAACACCAAGGGCTAG
- a CDS encoding S10 family peptidase → MPDTPEKPSEKPVERYPLTTDVDPVVTHHTLGDMSYTATTGMLPLKDEFGETEAGVFFVAYTKDGVENPSERPLMFSFNGGPGSSSVWLHLGAVGPKRVVLKPDGDMPEPPFRLEDNPQSWLQHTDLVFIDPVGTGYSRPAKKDGGKKFWGLEGDLDSVGEFIRLYLSRYKRWASPLYLVGESYGTTRAAGLSGKLIGQGIAFNGIVLVSSILNFGTARFNKGNDLPYVLFLPTYTATAWFHGKLPWAKSLEEALQEAEIFAENHYTLALTRGDRLTQEERASITAQLSRLTGLSTDYIDSTELRINIHRFCKELLRSEKRTVGRLDSRFKGIDEVAATENPEHDPSMSIIVPPYTATINDHIRRTLGYETDVPYHVFAPGELHQSWTYGDAGKGHPDTSESLREALSKNPHMRVFVASGYYDLATPYFATEYTLAHLGLDPSLRKNISTAYYPAGHMMYVDEGCLAKLQKDVANFMGA, encoded by the coding sequence ATGCCCGACACTCCTGAGAAGCCGTCCGAGAAACCGGTCGAACGCTATCCACTGACCACCGATGTCGATCCGGTCGTCACCCACCACACTCTGGGCGACATGTCGTACACCGCGACCACCGGGATGCTCCCGCTCAAAGACGAGTTCGGCGAAACCGAGGCCGGAGTCTTCTTTGTCGCCTACACCAAAGACGGTGTGGAAAACCCCTCCGAGCGGCCGCTCATGTTCAGCTTTAACGGCGGACCCGGCTCGTCGTCGGTCTGGCTGCACCTCGGCGCCGTTGGACCGAAGCGCGTCGTACTGAAACCGGACGGCGACATGCCCGAGCCCCCTTTCCGGCTCGAAGACAATCCCCAAAGCTGGCTTCAGCACACCGACCTCGTCTTCATCGACCCAGTCGGCACCGGCTATAGCCGCCCGGCCAAGAAAGACGGCGGCAAGAAGTTCTGGGGACTGGAGGGCGACCTCGATTCCGTCGGCGAGTTCATCCGTCTCTACCTATCGCGGTATAAGCGGTGGGCCTCCCCGCTCTACCTCGTTGGCGAGAGCTACGGAACCACCCGCGCGGCCGGCCTTAGCGGAAAGTTAATCGGCCAGGGAATCGCCTTCAACGGAATCGTGCTGGTCAGCAGCATCCTCAACTTCGGCACTGCGCGGTTCAACAAGGGGAACGACCTTCCCTACGTCCTCTTCCTCCCCACCTACACCGCCACCGCGTGGTTCCACGGAAAGCTTCCCTGGGCAAAGTCGCTCGAAGAAGCACTCCAAGAAGCCGAGATTTTCGCCGAAAATCACTACACGCTCGCCCTAACTCGCGGCGACCGGTTGACCCAAGAAGAACGGGCAAGCATCACCGCCCAGCTTTCTCGTCTAACCGGGCTCTCCACGGACTACATCGATTCCACCGAGCTACGAATTAACATTCACCGCTTCTGCAAAGAGCTGCTTCGTAGCGAAAAGCGAACGGTTGGCCGTCTCGACAGTAGGTTCAAGGGTATCGACGAGGTAGCGGCTACCGAAAATCCGGAGCACGATCCTTCAATGTCGATCATCGTCCCGCCATACACCGCCACGATCAACGACCACATCCGCCGAACGCTTGGGTATGAGACGGACGTTCCGTACCACGTCTTCGCTCCTGGTGAATTGCACCAGAGCTGGACCTACGGCGATGCGGGCAAGGGACACCCGGATACGAGCGAATCGTTGCGAGAGGCGCTCTCTAAGAACCCGCACATGAGAGTATTCGTCGCCTCGGGTTATTACGATCTAGCGACTCCCTACTTCGCTACCGAATACACACTCGCCCACCTCGGCCTCGACCCTTCGCTGCGAAAGAATATCTCCACGGCCTACTATCCAGCCGGGCACATGATGTATGTGGATGAAGGTTGCCTAGCGAAGCTTCAAAAGGACGTCGCCAACTTTATGGGCGCCTAA